From the Gemmatimonadaceae bacterium genome, the window GTAAGAGGCACCCACTCGTTGTCGGGAAGCCACACGAGCGAGTCTCGGCAAACTTCAGGGGATTCGCGCCCTTGCGTCCAGCGCTCGATTATCCGCGCGTCGAGGTCGAGAATCCAGTACTCGGGCACACCGGCGTCGAGATAAAAATCTCGCTTTACGATCCGGTCAGTGCGTACGCTGCTGGGCGAGATAATCTCGATCGCAAGCAGCAGACGTTTGAAGTCAGCCCAGGTCGGATTTTCCACGTTATCCGCCACGCTGTCCGGATCGAGAACGAATATGTCTGGCTGAGTGATAGAGTCCGGAACGAGCTCCAGGTCGGCAGG encodes:
- a CDS encoding Uma2 family endonuclease, which translates into the protein MDETRHWPRYELINGELIVTPSPGVPHQVAVAELAFIVKTYLNERDIGLPLTSPADLELVPDSITQPDIFVLDPDSVADNVENPTWADFKRLLLAIEIISPSSVRTDRIVKRDFYLDAGVPEYWILDLDARIIERWTQGRESPEVCRDSLVWLPDNEWVPLTIDVPELFETIRRKSGKPKRL